The genomic segment CGGCGGTGACCGCCGGGATCGTCGACCCGGCGGTCACCAGCACCGTCAGCAGGATCTCGTAGGTCAGTCGCCACGACCCAGCCCGGCGCAGCGTGGCCAGAACCATTGCGTATTCCTACCAGTCACCGGCGCCCGCTCACCCGCCGCCGCCCCGCGCGATCCGCTCCACGGCGTCGCGCGCCTGGAGGATGCCGGCGCCGGTGCGCTCCCGGTAGATGCGGATGGCCCGGGCCCGGTCACCGCCGCCGAGAATTCTCGTGACGTCCTTGTGCAACGCGGCGAAATCGATCGGTTTGCTGGCGACCACCGCGCGGGCGCGCCGATTGAGGTATCCGGCAGTGATCAGCATGAGGACTCCGACGAGGCCGATACCCAGCACAATCTTCCATGTCATGCGGGAAAGTCTGTCGGTGGCGGCCCGCTGCCCGCGTCTGCCGGACGACTGACGCTCAGCGGGCCACGCTCAGTCTTTCGTTGACTTGACCATCTCGCGCCGGCTGACCTTGACCTCAAGCGCGGTGGAAGTTCAAGACTGGTTGTTCTCCGTCAGCAACCGGGAGGTAACGCCATGCACGCCGTCGTGCTGCACGAGTTCGGACCCGCTCACAATCTCCGCTACGAGACCTTCCCCGATCCCGTACCGGGGGCGGGCGAGGTCCGGATCCGGGTGGCGGCCGCGGGCGTCCACCAGATCGAGACGGCGATGCGGCAAGGTCTGGATATCGGACCGCCGCTTCCCGAACTTCCGGCGGTCTTCGGCGGAGAGGTGGCCGGGGTCGTCGAATCGGTCGGCCCGGACATCGACAACGACTGGCTCGGCGCCGAGGTGGTGACCGCACGCAGCAGACCCGGAGGCTATGCCGAACTCTCGGTCGCCAACGTCTCGTCTCTACACCGGATTCCGGCCGGCCTGGGGCCCGAGGCCGCCGTGACGATGGTAATGACCGGCACCACCACCATCGGTCTGCTCGACATCGCCGAGGTCACCTCCGACGACGTCGTCCTGATCACCTCCGCTGCCGGTGGCATCGGCCGGCTGGCCGTCCAGTTCGCCCGCCAGGTCGGCGCCACGGTCATCGGCGCGGCGGGCGGCCCGGCGAAGACGGCGGCCGTGCGCGCACTCGGGGCCGACTTCGCGGTCGACTACAACCTGCCGGGCTGGGCGGGCACGCTCCGCGCCGCCCTGGACGGGCGCGGCGTCACGCTTGTGCTCGACGGTGTCGAGGGCGACAACGGACGGGCCGCGTTCGGGCTGCTGGCCGAAGGCGGTCGTTACGTCACCATCGGCGCGGCGTCCCGGGAGGAGTTCCGACCCGATGAGACGGAGCTGAAGGAGCGCGGCGTGACCTTCATCGACGCGCTGGCCCTGCTCCTGGCGGGCCAGGACCGGGCCGTGGACGAGGTACGAGCACTCGCGGCGGCCGCTGAGGGCAGACTCGTGCCCGCCTTCCAGACCTTCCCCCTCTCGCAGGCCGCCCAGGCAC from the Solwaraspora sp. WMMD1047 genome contains:
- a CDS encoding zinc-binding dehydrogenase; the protein is MHAVVLHEFGPAHNLRYETFPDPVPGAGEVRIRVAAAGVHQIETAMRQGLDIGPPLPELPAVFGGEVAGVVESVGPDIDNDWLGAEVVTARSRPGGYAELSVANVSSLHRIPAGLGPEAAVTMVMTGTTTIGLLDIAEVTSDDVVLITSAAGGIGRLAVQFARQVGATVIGAAGGPAKTAAVRALGADFAVDYNLPGWAGTLRAALDGRGVTLVLDGVEGDNGRAAFGLLAEGGRYVTIGAASREEFRPDETELKERGVTFIDALALLLAGQDRAVDEVRALAAAAEGRLVPAFQTFPLSQAAQAHAALEARETTGKVILVPDDRLLP